A portion of the Rhinolophus sinicus isolate RSC01 linkage group LG03, ASM3656204v1, whole genome shotgun sequence genome contains these proteins:
- the NFATC4 gene encoding nuclear factor of activated T-cells, cytoplasmic 4, translating to MGAASCEDEELEFKLVFGEEKEAPPLNAGGPGEELDSEDAPPCCRLALGEPPPYGAAPIGIPRPPPPRPGMHSPPPRPAPSPGTWESQPARSVRLGGPGGGSGGAGGGRVLECPSIRITSISPTPDPPATLEDNPDAWGDGSPRDYPPPEGFGGYREAGGQGGGPFFSPSPGSSSLSSWSFFSDASDEAALYAACDEVESELNEAASRFGLGSPLPSPRASPRPWTPDDPWSLYGPSPGGRGPEDSWLLLSAPGPTAASPRPASPCGKRRYSSSGTPSSASPALSRRGSLGEEGPEPPPPPPLPLARDPGSPGPFDYVGAPPAESIPQKTRRTSSEQALALPRSEEPASCNGKLPSGAEEAAAPPGGPRKEVAGMDYLAVPSPLAWSKARIGGHSPIFRTSALPPLDWPLPSQYEQLELRIEVQPRAHHRAHYETEGSRGAVKAAPGGHPVVKLLGYSEKPLTLQMFIGTADERNLRPHAFYQVHRITGKMVATASYEAVVSGTKVLEMTLLPENNMAANIDCAGILKLRNSDIELRKGETDIGRKNTRVRLVFRVHVPQGSGKVISVQTASVPIECSQRSAQELPQVEAYSPSACSVRGGEELVLTGSNFLPDSKVVFIERGPDGKLQWEEEATVNRLQSNEVTLTLTVPEYSNKRVSRPVQVYFYVSNGRRKRSPTQSFKFLPVIFKEEPLPDSSLRGFPSASAPPFGTDMDFSPPRPPYPSYPHEDPAYETPYLSEGFSYGTPPLYPQTGPPPSYRPGLRMFPETGGTTGCARPPPVSFLPRPFPSDPYGGRGSPFPLGLPFPPPAPFRPPLPSSPPLEAPFPPQSGVHPPPAEGYNEVGPSYGPGEGAPEQEKSRGGYGSGFRDSVPIQGITLEEVSEIIGRDLSGFPAPPGEEPPA from the exons ATGGGGGCAGCAAGCTGCGAGGATGAGGAGCTGGAATTTAAGCTGGTGTTCGGGGAGGAAAAGGAGGCCCCCCCGCTGAACGCGGGGGGGCCGGGGGAAG AACTGGACTCAGAGGATGCCCCGCCATGCTGCCGTCTGGCCCTGGGAGAGCCCCCTCCCTATGGCGCTGCCCCTATTGGCATTCCCCGGCCACCCCCCCCTCGGCCTGGCATGCACTCGCCACCACCCCGCCCAGCCCCCTCACCTGGCACTTGGGAGAGCCAGCCAGCCCGGTCAGTGAGGCTGGGGGGGCCAGGAGGGGGCTCCGGGGGGGCTGGAGGAGGCCGTGTCCTTGAGTGCCCAAGTATTCGCATCACTTCCATCTCTCCCACGCCCGACCCGCCAGCCACACTGGAGGACAACCCTGATGCCTGGGGAGACGGCTCCCCCAGGGATTACCCCCCACCAGAAGGCTTTGGAGGCTACCGAGAGGCAGGGGGCCAGGGCGGGGGCCCCTTCTTCAGCCCGAGCCCTGGCAGCAGCAGCCTGTCCTCGTGGAGCTTCTTCTCGGATGCCTCTGATGAGGCAGCCCTGTATGCTGCCTGCGACGAGGTGGAGTCTGAGCTAAATGAAGCAGCCTCCCGCTTTGGCCTGGGCTCCCCGCTGCCCTCGCCCCGGGCCTCCCCTAGACCATGGACCCCCGATGATCCCTGGAGCCTGTATGGTCCGAGCCCAGGAGGCAGGGGGCCGGAAGATAGCTGGCTACTCCTCAGTGCTCCAGGGCCCACCGCTGCCTCCCCACGGCCTGCCTCTCCATGTGGCAAACGGCGCTATTCCAGCTCCGGAACCCCATCTTCAGCCTCTCCAGCTCTGTCCCGACGGGGaagcctgggggaggaggggcctgAGCCACCTCCGCCCCCCCCATTGCCTCTGGCCCGGGACCCTGGTTCCCCAGGCCCCTTTGACTATGTGGGAGCTCCACCAGCGGAGAGCATCCCTCAGAAAACCCGGCGGACTTCCAGCGAGCAGGCATTGGCCCTGCCTCGGTCTGAGGAGCCTGCCTCATGCAATGGGAAGCTGCCTTCGGGAGCAGAGGAGGCTGCAGCTCCCCCAGGGGGTCCTCGGAAGGAGGTGGCTGGCATGGACTACCTGGCGGTGCCCTCCCCTTTGGCTTGGTCCAAGGCTCGGATTGGGGGACACAGCCCCATCTTCAG GACCTCTGCCCTACCCCCGCTGGACTGGCCTCTGCCAAGCCAATATGAGCAGCTGGAGCTGAGGATTGAGGTGCAGCCTAGAGCTCACCACCGGGCCCACTATGAGACAGAGGGCAGCCGAGGTGCTGTCAAAGCTGCCCCTGGTGGTCACCCCGTAGTCAAG CTCCTTGGCTACAGTGAGAAGCCACTGACCCTGCAGATGTTCATCGGCACTGCAGATGAAAGGAACCTGCGGCCGCATGCCTTCTATCAGGTGCATCGTATCACTGGCAAGATGGTGGCCACGGCCAGCTATGAAGCTGTAGTCAGTGGTACCAAGGTGCTGGAGATGACCCTGCTTCCTGAGAACAATATGGCAGCCAA CATTGACTGTGCCGGAATCCTGAAGCTTCGGAATTCAGACATTGAGCTGCGGAAGGGTGAGACAGACATCGGGCGTAAGAACACACGTGTGCGGCTGGTATTCCGGGTACACGTACCCCAGGGCAGCGGGAAGGTCATCTCTGTGCAGACAGCGTCGGTGCCCATCGAGTGCT CCCAGCGCTCAGCCCAGGAGCTGCCCCAGGTGGAGGCCTACAGCCCCAGTGCCTGCTCcgtgagaggaggagaggagctAGTGCTGACTGGCTCCAACTTCCTGCCAGACTCCAAGGTGGTGTTCATAGAGAGAGGCCCTG ATGGAAAGCTGCAATGGGAGGAGGAGGCCACCGTGAACCGGTTGCAGAGCAATGAG GTGACACTGACCCTGACTGTCCCTGAGTACAGCAACAAGCGGGTGTCCCGGCCTGTCCAGGTCTACTTTTATGTCTCCAACGGGCGCAGGAAGCGCAGCCCTACCCAGAGTTTCAAGTTTCTGCCTG TGATCTTCAAGGAGGAGCCCCTACCGGACTCATCTCTTCGGGGCTTCCCTTCAGCATCGGCCCCCCCCTTTGGCACTGACATGGACTTCTCACCACCCAGGCCCCCCTACCCCTCCTATCCCCACGAAGACCCTGCTTATGAAACTCCTTACCTGTCAGAAGGCTTCAGCTATGGCACCCCCCCTCTGTACCCTCAGACGGGGCCCCCACCATCCTACAGACCTGGCCTTCGGATGTTCCCTGAGACTGGGGGTACCACAGGTTGTGCCCGCCCACCTCCAGTATCTTTCCTTCCCCGGCCCTTCCCTAGTGACCCCTATGGGGGACGGGGCTCCCCTTTTCCCCTGGGGCTGCCattccctcctccagccccctttcggcctcctctgccttcctccccaccGCTGGaagcccccttccctccccagagtGGTGTTCATCCCCCACCTGCTGAGGGGTACAATGAGGTAGGGCCAAGCTAtggccctggggagggggctcCGGAGCAGGAGAAATCCAGGGGTGGCTACGGCAGCGGCTTCCGAGACAGTGTCCCTATCCAGGGTATCACGCTGGAGGAAG TGAGTGAGATCATTGGCCGAGACCTGAGTGGCTTTCCTGCACCTCCTGGAGAAGAGCCTCCTGCCTGA